The following are encoded together in the Cervus elaphus chromosome 30, mCerEla1.1, whole genome shotgun sequence genome:
- the LOC122687080 gene encoding glycine cleavage system H protein, mitochondrial-like, whose translation MALHSLVMETEGWAPVRTWRCKRRGARGAVGGLRAIWAPARCSPRPWGRRAGAIRALRSGPALLSVRKFTEKHRVTTENGAGTVTVGISNFAQEALGDVRCCSLPEVGTKLNKQEEFGALESVKAASELYSPLSGEVTEINKALAENPGLVKRSCYEDGWLIKMTFSNPSELDELMSEEAYEKYIKS comes from the exons ATGGCCTTACACAGTCTAGTGATGGAGACAGAG GGATGGGCACCCGTGCGAACGTGGCGCTGCAAGCGGCGCGGAGCGCGCGGCGCGGTCGGCGGCCTGCGCGCCATCTGGGCCCCCGCGCGCTGCTCGCCGCGGCCCTGGGGACGGCGGGCGGGTGCCATCCGGGCGCTGCGCAGCGGCCCTGCGCTGCTGTCGGTGCggaaattcacagaaaaacaCAGGGTAACAACAGAAAACGGTGCTGGAACAGTAACAGTGGGAATCAGCAATTTTGCACAGGAAGCTTTGGGAGATGTTAGGTGCTGTAGTCTGCCTGAAGTTGGGACAAAGTTGAACAAACAAGAGGAGTTTGGTGCTTTGGAAAGTGTGAAAGCTGCTAGTGAACTCTATTCTCCTCTATCAGGAGAAGTAACTGAAATTAATAAAGCTCTAGCAGAAAATCCAGGACTTGTCAAGAGGTCTTGTTATGAAGATGGTTGGCTGATCAAGATGACATTCAGTAACCCTTCAGAACTAGATGAACTAATGAGTGAAGAAGCTTATGAGAAATacataaaatcttaa